One Aphidius gifuensis isolate YNYX2018 linkage group LG3, ASM1490517v1, whole genome shotgun sequence DNA window includes the following coding sequences:
- the LOC122851824 gene encoding L-ascorbate oxidase-like isoform X2 → MVLNVQCKLLIVKCLDHQLRYVNMVCQGDRIIVDVTNSLIAESTTLHWHGQHHRTTPYMDGVPYVTQCPIPPGATFRYHYPAATPGTHFWHSHSGFQRSDGVFGSLIVRIPKDKDPFNDLYDFDEHTIIILDWDHESGVDKFLAHHHSDGDNKPPTLLVNGLGRYQKLNDSHDAYLKDMPLEKFHVQQNFRYRFRLINAEFLNCPIEVSVDNHTIYIVATDGNNIEPVEVESFVTYAGERFDFIIMMDQDVGNYWMRFRGLMDCDKRFTSAHQVAILSYQGADDNEPNDNVAYDIPLSHPSFENQTILQLNSLNKGTESLDSISMPLLESLEPNDESNTREPDYQFYLSYDFYDKDNSNFHRKDLYGFHQVNSKKGRVYTPQLNHITMKLPSFPLLSQRELIKEDQFCNSSSVKNCKNVFCSCTHVLQVKLNSVVEVIMVDEGFTFDANHPFHLHGHNFRVVAMAKVGKNVTVKEVQRLDSLGLIKRRLERAPLKDTVTVPDGGYTVIRFHASNPGYSLMHCHLEHHSMVGMMVIFKIGTHEEMPPVPDNFPRCGDWKPQAPPEISSKKILTYEKTTTNDLFSENDVNGLLRNIAETLKSSSDGQYVIKHCLKIISFTLLFIVTVNFNFY, encoded by the exons ATTAAACGTTCAATGCAAGTTGTTAATCGTCAAATGCCTGGACCATCAATTGAGGTATGTTAACATG gTATGTCAAGGTGATAGaataattgttgatgttaCAAATTCATTAATTGCTGAAAGTACAACTTTACATTGGCACGGTCAACATCACAGGACAACACCATATATGGATGGTGTACCTTATGTTACACAGTGTCCAATTCCACCTGGTGCAACATTCAGATATCATTATCCAGCAGCCACACCTGGGACACATTTTTGGCATTCACATTCAG gatTTCAAAGAAGTGATGGAGTATTTGGATCATTAATTGTACGAATACCAAAAGACAAAGATCCATTTAATGATCTTTATGATTTTGATGAACACACGATAATTATACTTGATTGGGATCATGAAAGTggagttgataaatttttagctCATCATCATTCTGATGGTGATAATAAACCACCAACTTTACTTGTCAATGGTCTAGGAcgttatcaaaaattaaatgatagtCATGATGCTTATCTTAAAGATATGCCACTCGAAAAATTTCATGTTCAACAG aatttTAGATATCGATTTCGTTTGATAAATgcagaatttttaaattgtccaATTGAAGTGTCAGTTGATAATCATACAATTTACATTGTCGCTACAGATGGAAATAATATTGAACCAGTTGAAG ttgAGTCATTTGTTACGTATGCGGGTGAacgttttgattttattatcatgatgGATCAGGATGTGGGTAACTATTGGATGAGATTCCGGGGACTAATGGATTGTGATAAAAGATTTACAAGTGCTCATCAAGTTGCAATATTAAGCTATCAAGGTGCTGATGATAATGAACCAAATGATAATGTCGCTTATGACATACCATTGTCACATCCAAGTTTCGAAAATCAAACAATTTTG caattAAATTCTCTAAATAAAGGCACTGAATCACTTGACTCAATTAGCATGCCACTCCTAGAATCACTCGAACCAAATGACGAATCAAATACACGTGAGCctgattatcaattttatttgtcttaTGATTTTTATGACAAGGACAACTCAAACTTTCATCGTAAAGATCTTTATGGATTTCATCAAG ttaacAGTAAAAAAGGAAGAGTTTATACTCCTCAATTAAATCatataacaatgaaattaccaagttttccattattatcacaacgtgaattaataaaagaagatcaattttgtaattcaagtagtgttaaaaattgtaaaaatgtattttgttCATGTACACATGtattacaagttaaattgAACAGTGTTGTTGAGGTAATAATGGTTGATGAAGGTTTTACATTTGATGCAAACCATCCATTTCATCTTCATGGTCATAATTTTCGTGTTGTTGCAATGgcaaaagttggaaaaaatgtTACTGTCAAGGAAGTTCAAAGACTTGATTCTTTAGGTCTAATAAAACGTCGTCTTGAAAGAGCACCACTCAAGGACACTGTTACTGTACCAGATGGTGGTTATACTGTAATTCGCTTTCACGCATCAAATcctg GATATTCATTGATGCATTGTCATTTAGAACATCATTCTATGGTTGGAATGATGGTGATTTTCAAAATAGGTACACATGAAGAAATGCCACCAGTACCAGATAATTTTCCTCGTTGTGGTGACTGGAAACCACAAGCTCCACCAGAAAtttcatcgaaaaaaattttaacatatgaaaaaacaacaacaaatgattTGTTTAGTGAAAATGATGTCAATGGATTATTAAGAAATATTGCTGAAACATTAAAGAGCTCATCAGATGGTCAATATGTCATTAAGCATTGTCTTAAAATTATcagttttacattattatttattgtgactgttaattttaatttttattga